A window from Cryptomeria japonica chromosome 1, Sugi_1.0, whole genome shotgun sequence encodes these proteins:
- the LOC131857107 gene encoding uncharacterized protein LOC131857107, giving the protein MEVVIIENMNNRVMKCQHGEANLSFWDEKMRGWWTGLKIPPYIGPGPKQGKCSRETCVWQPPKNGWFKLNFDGASRGNPRQDGIGCCLSNSNRIEVAQREKPVGIESNNKEKFMALVEGIEMCNASVVEKLVVEGDSTIAINAMRKGSILNWMLDILLSRDLNLGKAFKKIIFNHIFQEGNSRADELANMGADGVYIE; this is encoded by the coding sequence ATGGAAGTTGTTATTATTGAAAATATGAATAACAGAGTCATGAAGTGTCAACATGGGGAGGCAAATTTGTCcttttgggatgaaaagatgagggGTTGGTGGACTGGGTTGAAGATCCCCCCTTATATTGGACCTGGGCCTAAGCAAGGTAAATGTAGTAGGGAAACCTGTGTTTGGCAACCACCCAAGAATGGATGGTTCAAGCTTAACTTTGACGGTGCCTCTAGAGGTAACCCAAGACAGGATGGTATTGGGTGCTGTCTTTCCAACTCTAATAGGATCGAGGTGGCTCAGAGAGAAAAACCAGTAGGCATTGAAAGcaataataaagaaaaatttaTGGCTTTGGTAGAAGGGATTGAAATGTGCAATGCATCAGTTGTGGAGAAATTGGTTGTTGAAGGGGACTCAACCATTGCAATCAATGCTATGAGAAAAGGATCCATTCTAAATTGGATGTTAGATATATTGCTTAGCAGAGATCTAAACTTGGGTAAGGCATTCAAGAAGATTATATTTAATCACATCTTCCAGGAGGGTAATTCTAGAGCCGATGAATTAGCTAATATGGGAGCAGATGGTGTCTACATAGAATAG